Proteins co-encoded in one Candidatus Nealsonbacteria bacterium CG07_land_8_20_14_0_80_39_13 genomic window:
- a CDS encoding GTPase ObgE: MLIDDVKIKVKAGRGGDGAVAFNNIKMRLGPTGADGGRGGSVYFEGVSDLSALLQFRYKKELEAENGERGKRSLNDGADAEDLVLKVPVGTVIHNLLTGQDSEIVSIGQSFLVAKGGEGGRGNFKFRSSTNTTPIEFQDGAMGQEYEFRLELKLIADVGLIGLPNVGKSSFLNRITNAKSKVANYPFTTLNPNLGVYYELILADIPGLIEGASGGKGLGFKFLRHIERTKTLFHFISADSPNPLKDYQVIRNELGTYNKELLNKAEYVFLTKADLLGEKEVIQKISQLKAINKPVIAISVIDDESIKKAEEVLREVIKQKYQS; this comes from the coding sequence ATGTTAATTGATGATGTAAAAATTAAAGTAAAAGCCGGACGGGGTGGCGACGGGGCAGTAGCATTTAATAATATTAAAATGCGCCTTGGTCCTACGGGCGCAGACGGCGGCAGAGGCGGGAGCGTTTACTTTGAGGGCGTTTCTGATTTAAGCGCTCTTCTTCAGTTTCGCTATAAAAAAGAATTGGAAGCTGAAAATGGGGAAAGGGGAAAGAGGTCGCTGAACGACGGCGCTGATGCCGAAGATTTGGTTTTAAAAGTGCCGGTCGGGACGGTAATCCATAATTTATTAACCGGACAGGATTCTGAAATCGTTTCCATCGGCCAGAGCTTTTTGGTCGCCAAAGGAGGGGAGGGAGGCAGGGGCAATTTTAAATTTCGTTCTTCAACTAACACCACGCCGATAGAATTTCAAGACGGAGCTATGGGACAAGAATATGAATTTAGATTAGAGCTTAAATTAATAGCTGATGTCGGCCTTATCGGCTTGCCTAATGTCGGCAAATCAAGCTTTCTGAACAGAATCACCAACGCCAAAAGCAAGGTGGCTAATTATCCCTTTACAACTCTTAATCCTAATCTTGGCGTTTATTATGAATTGATTCTGGCTGATATTCCCGGATTGATTGAGGGAGCTTCAGGCGGAAAAGGGCTTGGCTTCAAATTTTTAAGGCACATTGAAAGGACAAAAACTCTTTTCCATTTTATCTCCGCTGATTCGCCTAATCCGCTAAAGGATTATCAAGTTATCAGAAATGAGCTTGGCACTTACAATAAAGAATTATTGAATAAAGCAGAGTATGTTTTTCTGACTAAGGCTGATTTGCTCGGAGAAAAAGAGGTTATTCAAAAAATATCTCAACTGAAGGCCATAAATAAGCCGGTGATTGCGATTTCCGTCATAGATGATGAAAGCATTAAGAAGGCGGAAGAAGTCCTGCGCGAAGTCATCAAGCAAAAATACCAATCATAA